ACAAAAAAAGTAGTTTTATGGTGTCAAACTCTTAAACATGTGAGCATTAAAAAAAGCAAACCAAACTGCTTAGTTTGCATGCAGGGGTCTGCCTATGGGCTTTAAAATGTTCAGGGGAGTACGGTAAGCAAATAACAGCTCAGTACGAGGGAAAGTTTTCTGTGCAAACATAGGATGGCTGATGGccagtcttttttttaaaaaatgacttaacTTGAGCAGATAAGAAACCATGTCATACAACATTCTCACTGTTTCCAAGAACATCTACGTAAGAATGCTAACTGATTCTACTTTTGTTCTTTACATTCCTGTGTGCTGCTGGGCCAACACGAATTTCACCTGCAGGGGATTAATAAAGGAATATCTTATCTTATGCATTGCTACATCGGCAGGAACTGAGTGATCACATGAATATGGAGCTATTCTCTGGAGGAACACCCTGGAAACAAAGGGGAGAAGGACCACCAACTAATCTAAAAACTCTAAACTAATAACTGAATAGagtaaacaaaaaagaaactgcTTTTACTGGGAATTAAGAGGAATATCACACTGTAAGGCAATTAGATTATTAGAACAGATCAGTATATGTGAGTCTATCGGTCTGCTACTCTCCAGTCTGTATTTACCTTCGTCTAGTCAACACAAAAGGTGTTGCACCTTGGAAACTTCGAACTCTCGCCAGTGAATGCTCGTTTCCTTCTTTGGTTGGCTCGTCCGTACTACCCGAGCCAGAAAAAGGCCAAAATCCTTTGGATTTGGAGCCACTACCACCCATCTTCAGCTGCAGCACATAATTTTCTTGGGTCACAGGACTGCCAGTGGTTATACAGTATTACTGTACCAGATGAGATGAACCTTCAGAGTACTAAAGCTATGGAAAGTGACACATGAAAGGGAGGAGTTAAGTCATTTTAGGCAATATATTTTACCATGGgcaaacaaaatatttacaattaacatCACCCATCTTAGATTAGATTAGTTAGTCCTGAAATGCGGTACCACAGACACATTTAACCTTCAATATGACATATGAAAACAACTGGACTATGGATCATAACACGTGTATTTGCATTCATAGCAAAATGATACTATAGATGCCATTATTCTACAGCCATTTTAATAACATATTGCCAATAGCTAACATAGAAGACACAGATTATAAAGACTGTGCCCAGGCTGATGTGAAGTCCAGTTAGGTTATAATTCGTGTCATATGTCCTTTTGTCAGCAGGCCGGTTACATGACAATGCAATCAGAAAATGCAACATTACAATAAGAGAGTCCTGCCAACGTCGCAAACCTGACCACCCTTCTATGTCCTATTATACAATCAGGTTAAATTAGTatttgaaaataagaaaatgctGTATAGCGTTAGGCAGCTCCAGTCCACAGGGCTCGGTAACATTGGCTCATCTGATCAGGACAGctaacgtagctagctagctttgacGAAATTGGTCCTGCTTGCGTTAGTTGCTGTAGCTGTTATGCCACTTTTTGTCCTGGCTGCTAACATTACCATTAGCTAAAGACAGTTAGCACTAGCATTAGCCAACATGTCAACATGTTTCTATCTTATTTCACAAAGTAAGTAGTTTACTGACGCTGAcaaatgctaacgttagctgcgtTCACAACTGGCGTTTGTCGCTTCCGCTTTGCTAACGTTAGTTGAAAACATACCTAAAGTGGGGTTTGGTGTGTTCGCAGGTAAGAAATGTTCTCTGATGAATTTGTCTTGGTGGGCTGCTAAATCTGTAcaggcaaaaacacacaactacGCTAGCTGTTTATGCAAACTAACGTTACACGTtgttcttctctgtctttttctctgacGGCTGGCAAAGACACTATGGTGAGCTCACGCCACCACATGGGCAGGAGTGGTAAACTAGAAACCTGTACAAGGGAAGAAAGCAGCTAGAATGTGCTGAATATGGAGAAAAAACTGTATCAGAGCAAATCCCTGAAGCCAGGTtctaaaatattgtaaaaacgagaagagtggaggctgttaacgttataaaagcatttaaaatggcCATGGTTTTGAATGAGATACAGTACAGTAACGTATGAGTGTAACATAtaggtgtccacatactttcaTCCATATAAGGTATTTCAGCTTTCCACAGAATGCAGACTACTGGTCTAACACACGGTCTGTCAAACACTTCACTATAACAATAACATCAAATGACCCATGATTAATTGTCACCAGTTTATTAGATAATTAGGATGCAAATACATTGGTTCAcattatccaacgaaggttaaagtcaagggcaactggacttggttaaagatactggaagacatttcgtcccttcttcagtatcttcaaccaagtccagttgcccttgactttaaccttcgttggataactatgacctggatgattgagaatcttcatagacaatgGTTCACATTTTACTTTTGCACAAATCCATTTCACAGGTTCATTAAAGTGCCAAAATTTCCAAACAGCTTCACAGaatataaattaaactatatatCATGTGATAGATTACCAGAAAGactaaaactgtgtttttaatacCACTATAAATAAACTAGTCAAGCAGCATGGTTTTTCAACAAAGACCTGTATCCAGTTAAGACAGAGATAATCCATCCCACCTTCAGTTTACAACAGTGGCTCTGCTTGCACAAAATTAGCAAGGTCTAAGCCTTTAGGTAGTTCACATTCAATGTATCCCTGCTTCATAACCAACACTTAATCAAAACAATGTCATTGTCTGAgctctttctttcccttttatATTGCTGATCAACAATACTATTCAAAGAGGCAGAATGTCAACCAGGAGTAGTAATCCTCGCCATGGCCTGCTTCATCATGTCTCTAGCAAGAGCGTGGCGCTTCACAATCTGCCGTACATGCTCTTCTTCCTCGCGCTGCAGGATTCGCAAAAAGTTGCACAACTCAGGAAAACTGAATGCATCCCACTGTGGAGGGGAGACATTTCCCATTAAAATTAGTTATATATACAGTTCACATAGTGGCTTTTCAGTATAGGTTGACAGGTTTATCATATGTATTAATTATCTGCGTCGTATGGAAACTTACATTTACTTCCCCTGTCTCATTCTCTTTCAAAACCAGACTCAAGGCTTTTTCACTGGGGCCAGCACACAATCGCAGGTAGAGGGGACACTGATCATCAGACAGTTTACGCATGTACACTAAAGGAAATAAAATTTAGCACTTTAGAATTCAATACTCAGTTCTGTTTTGCTGTCACTGCGCATTTTTGAGGAGTCTACCTTGATTTTGTCTCTCAGTGCGTTCAAACAGGGCAAACTTGGCTGGGTTGTCCACCACAGTGAACTTGTTGAGCAATGCCTCAATGACTTCTCGTACACGTGTTTGGGAACTTATATGCAGGTGCTTGGCAGTGTCTTTGGGGAGGTAGAAAGATGTCCGCCGTTTCATTCGTCCGCCCTGCTGTTCTTCCTCCTGTGTGGAGCACAGGCTCTGAGGGGGAGGAAGGGAGATAGGACGGACCAACTGAAAGTGGACCTTGATGAAACCAGTGTAGGACCCGTCTTTATTCTGAAAGGTAGACAGATTTGTATTGTGAGAACTGTAGTAAAATGGTCTCATACAATGTCAACACCTTCTGCAAACTATTATATACGAATAGTAAAATACAGTTCAAGTATGCATTTTTGCATGAATGTATGTTCAGACAAAAAAAGGTTTAGTAGTCACTCACAACCACCATGTAGAGATTGCTGTTGATCTGTGCATTATACTCCTTAATCTTGTGTTGAATCTCACTAAGAGTCAACTCCTGTTTACCCCACTCGACCTGTTCATCCTGAAAAAGAGAAGAGCCAGTACAGTACAGCAAATAGGCCGCATAGTGTCAGCAGTAAACTTGTCCTCGCAAATGAACTTGGAAGGTGAAGAGAAAGTGACAGAGAGAAGACAAATGGgaataaaagtaaaattgaTTCAAGCTCTTTGTTTGtagttataaaataaagacatgatttaatataattaaataaaccaAAAGTGAAAGAGCAGCTTCGTGCCTATAGGACTGATGAATTATGCCATAGCCTCACCGCTGATCTTCTGACCTCGTGAAAGAAAGACGTATATGCAGTAAAGTACAGTTCCAGCTCTGAACTACAGTCCCCCTGACTGCAGAATGCGTCACTTGCTGTGCTCCCCCAGGTCATCTCCAAGATTCAGGCGAGTGGGAATTTTATCAAACCTTTTTAGGTTTTTGTCATCGCCAAAATCTGGAATTGAACAATTTCTCAGcgttcctctgtctctctcttctgtctggAGATTGATTGTCTTTGATTCTACTAACAGCTCTTTTGAACTCAGCATTTCCATTTGCTCCTCCCTGACAATAAAACCTCACAAAGATGTCTAAAGGGCCAACCCACTCCCAGGGCAATCTGCTTAAATTATCCTGAGAGCAAAACCTTCGCCcagtgtggatgtgtgtgtacaACAGCGATTCCTATCATATTTAACTGCCCATTTCACTACTCCACCAGCTTTATTTTTGAGAAATTCACTATTCTGCCACACCTTCACACTGTGTTTAAACATAGTCTAATGGGgcaatcatttaaataaataaaaatcatgaTAAATCAATTTTTTGTGTCAGAAGCCTATATGTTCTGCTTTTATTGACTATTTTTTGTGGATGCGACCATGCGTCTTTCATCTTCTCTatcttttcaaaaataaaaacattgatacCTGATTAAAAGCTTTTGACTTTGCTTTGTGACTTTTTGCTTTCTGTAAGACATATCTGAGTCTGTCCTGTCACACACACGTTATAAGGTGCGGCTGAACAATGAATTTCTCAAAAATAAAGCCATTGGTCAAGTTGTGATACGGACAATTATAAATGGTATAAAATTATCCTTTTCTGTCTAAAAGGAGATGGGCCTCGGTAGGGACAGATTTTTTTCCGTTTCTGAAATAAAGGCAGCTGTTATTGTCAAGCTGCTACGTTATCCCCTCCCATCAGCTCGCTCCCAAATTACTTTCTGTATAGATGCCTTGACAATGGGGAGGTCATAAAAGCAGTATTTTTGAGGGCATATGGCACACTTAAACTCAGTGGACAGCAGTGGACAATCTGGTAGCCTCCATCTGCTTTCACCTACACAATCTGAACAGAGGCAGTTGTGAGCGCATTCATTTCCCTAAAATAATGCTTATCGCATGGTTGTACAGTTAAATCATTGAAGcccaattaattattttttaattataaataatcTGTACAGTATTCAgttttgaaaataataaaacaatccaATGACTGATGTATAGTGATTGTGCATTTGTTCCTCACCACATTTGTGTCTCTCTCGATGGAGTCGACAGAGAAGTCCGGTTCTGTTAAGAAACTTCCATCTGTGCTGCAGTCCAGCTGGATCAATGGTCGGCAGCGGTAGTGACAAGTATAACTGcagtctgagagagagaaagagattatTGGTTCACCATTAGAGGGTGCAAATTCGGCATTCTCAGTTATACTTTGGCGAGCGGTCAAAGCTCATTGTGTAGAGCGCTCTAGTGTGGATTTTGTTCAGTAATCTGTCCCTGTGCTGAAAAACATCACCCAAAACACTAACCTAGATGCATTATCTATGTTATGTAAGCAACAGGCCAACATTCGTGTATGTAGCCTACAACATTTCTCATGTTTGATATTTAATTAGATGTATATTATAGCCTGCTATTGTTACAGCAGTTCATTTCTTAGTTGAACTGGGACAGAAATGCCTCAGGCCAAATCATATAGGCAAACAAATGCATTCCCAGGCACCGTCTGTGTGACATGAAGCTTGCCAGAGCTTCCTACAGATTAGGACAAACTCCGTGATAAAGCTTCTCATGAATGGAAAAATAACACGAGCATCCTGTAGATGCTCTGGGACAGCTCTGGGAGCTTTCGATGGACATTATTTTATTAAGGGGTTACAGAGCTAAAATGGGTTTTAATTTGAGGGCATTATAAGTAATTTCTAATAAGGTTAATGGTTTTATATTCATACAAGTGTTCTTTACCAACCTTGAGTCAGCAACCACATTGTTTCTCAAATGTCTGTTATTAAGCCCATATGCACACGATGATTCAAAATACTGGATGTCACCGTGTCTCATGATATTAAGGTTTAGTGGGTGTTCTCTGCTTTTTAGTTGAATGGTTGCAGAAAAGTATGCTTATCATGTGCCAAACTTGAAGGATAAGGATGATGTTAttgccaaaataaaaaatgtgttagtCCATTTCTCAAAATTTTCAGACTTCCCCaacctgtctgtggctctcagtgCCATTTGTCCATTTGTTCATACTGAagatttaaaaattttaaaacaagcctctgatatatttgtttaaattgaaATATGGTTAAATGATTTAGTTAACAGTAGAGccctgtagtttttagcaaatctTACTCAAACAGCAGTTATTAGTGTGTTTGTTGGGAAATATTTTAAGCTGTGgataaatacacatttggtgcatTAGTGTGTATTTACTGCAGCAGGAGGGAGGATGTGGAGCTGGCTAAAAATTAAGTGCAGTGCTCGTGTTCATGGTACTGAAGAAACATGGCACCCAGTACCAGTTTGGCTCATTACTGTGGTTTTAATTGTCTTTGGCCACACAGGCAATCCTTTTAATTTCATTGTTGGTCTTCTCATGGGATTTGTTGGCAATAAGAAAACTACAGACTACCCTACTCATCCTTTAAACAATTTGATACAAATTCACATGCATAAGGTACTTACTGGTGCAGCGTAAACCTTGCTTAAAAAGACCCCAGATGAATTCTCCACACAGGTCACACCAGGTGAGATGGGTCTGACTGTAGGCCTGGAAGTCATGACCCATTCCAGCTTCTCCGATCTGACACCGGGGTGGCTCGATACTGACACTGTCTCCAACCAGACGGACGACATGGAAGTGGCCTGGCTGACCTGCGTTTACAGGTGGAGGGGCTGTGCGGGccgcaggagcagccagctcaatggggtcatttacactgaggTCCTTCAGCTCAATCAGCTCACATTTAGACATCCTGTCCTTGATTTGGATCCTGACATGTCAAGTAAATGGGTGTACATCCAGCCCTGAGAGGAGACAGCATTAGTGTGTGCACCTTCGCATCCTTAATGAGGATGGTGTGAATGTCCACCAggtcagttttttaaaatattgtccACTTTCACTGGTGTGTTGTGCAGAGCTGCAAGACAGATTGAAATCATGCACACGTTTGTGTGTGCAATACTATTAATAAATGTAGGGGTAAGTTTAACCTAAAGCAAGCAATAGAAATGTATAAAACCCATGTCTATGCTGTATTATAGTATGGGCTTTTACAAATGGCTAAAGATTAACCTAATGTTATCTGATGCCAGGATTCATatgattataataaaatgtggGTCAAAATGACTAGTATAATCCTGTGCAGTCCTGGGACAACTTACACTGTTTTTCTGTGCATGACACTGAAACAAAACTGTAC
Above is a genomic segment from Micropterus dolomieu isolate WLL.071019.BEF.003 ecotype Adirondacks linkage group LG18, ASM2129224v1, whole genome shotgun sequence containing:
- the rassf1 gene encoding ras association domain-containing protein 1 produces the protein MSKCELIELKDLSVNDPIELAAPAARTAPPPVNAGQPGHFHVVRLVGDSVSIEPPRCQIGEAGMGHDFQAYSQTHLTWCDLCGEFIWGLFKQGLRCTNCSYTCHYRCRPLIQLDCSTDGSFLTEPDFSVDSIERDTNVDEQVEWGKQELTLSEIQHKIKEYNAQINSNLYMVVNKDGSYTGFIKVHFQLVRPISLPPPQSLCSTQEEEQQGGRMKRRTSFYLPKDTAKHLHISSQTRVREVIEALLNKFTVVDNPAKFALFERTERQNQVYMRKLSDDQCPLYLRLCAGPSEKALSLVLKENETGEVNWDAFSFPELCNFLRILQREEEEHVRQIVKRHALARDMMKQAMARITTPG